A region from the Synergistaceae bacterium genome encodes:
- a CDS encoding thioredoxin, with product MAITEITKENFEAEFKNSPLPAVLDFWGPKCGPCMALMPKYHELADNPKYEGKFKFCSVDTSKNRRVSMMVRPAVMAQPTFLFFKDGQEVARISGDGTTIEEITAKVDELCA from the coding sequence ATGGCAATAACTGAGATCACAAAAGAAAACTTTGAGGCCGAATTTAAAAATAGCCCTCTCCCTGCAGTACTCGACTTCTGGGGGCCAAAGTGCGGGCCTTGTATGGCGTTAATGCCGAAGTATCACGAACTCGCAGATAATCCTAAATATGAAGGTAAATTCAAATTCTGTTCGGTCGATACATCAAAGAACCGCCGAGTCTCAATGATGGTGCGTCCTGCAGTAATGGCCCAGCCTACGTTTTTATTCTTTAAAGACGGTCAGGAGGTCGCAAGAATCAGCGGCGACGGAACTACAATCGAGGAAATAACGGCAAAAGTTGACGAGCTTTGCGCATAA
- a CDS encoding glycine/sarcosine/betaine reductase complex selenoprotein A — protein MGKLAGKKLLLLGERDGVPGPAMEACLKDSGAEIIFSATECFVUTAAGAMDLQNQQRVKDAGEKYGTDCVVILGSSDAEGAEIYAETVTAGDPTYAGPLAGVSLGLPVYHVFDPVIRAECDPAAWEEQISMMEMVLDPDALTEAVKGMREQYSQNVIE, from the coding sequence ATGGGTAAACTTGCAGGAAAAAAATTGTTGCTTCTCGGTGAACGTGATGGCGTGCCCGGTCCTGCAATGGAAGCATGTTTGAAGGATAGCGGCGCAGAGATTATTTTCTCGGCGACCGAGTGTTTTGTCTGAACAGCCGCAGGTGCGATGGACTTGCAGAACCAGCAGAGAGTTAAAGACGCTGGAGAAAAGTATGGTACTGACTGTGTAGTAATTCTTGGCAGCTCTGACGCAGAAGGAGCAGAAATTTACGCCGAGACAGTTACAGCAGGCGATCCGACTTATGCAGGACCACTCGCCGGAGTCTCGTTGGGACTCCCCGTATATCACGTATTTGACCCTGTAATTAGAGCTGAATGCGACCCCGCGGCTTGGGAAGAACAGATCAGCATGATGGAAATGGTACTCGATCCCGACGCATTAACCGAAGCAGTTAAAGGAATGCGCGAACAGTACAGCCAAAACGTTATTGAATAA
- a CDS encoding glycine reductase, with protein MSKVGIKSYSYCLNHAPETGSHYGGTPWEAYQSGKEQEYLDALPKFLQSYDHALHYAPNQTYIGGISYEEFEAMPTPWTANLLPDDKAKRYGKFGEIMPEDEFLGLISACDEFELVWLEKSFAESVSQKLAQDPVITESIVKRVVRPKNMQELADIEKEVAERGALPLYHDNKVVGCIRMGHPTDHCLTAHVLMENLAGKASGVLALLHLLKNSGLDPKDLDFVIECSEEGAGDVGQRAGGNFAKAIAEVAGCVNASGCDVRGFCAGPVNAMINAAAQVASGARKNIAVVAGGSIPKHYMNSRDHVKKNLLALEDCVGSFAVLIVPDDGTNPVMRLDVLGKHTVAAGGAPQAVTSALTFEPLTAAGLTFADVDRYAPELQNHEITEPAGAGNVPLANIKMIAALAVMKKAIEKPDMMNFIKQHGTIGYAHTQGHIPAGVPFIGPACELIKEGKIKRAMIIGKGSLFLARLTNLADGASFLIEAPSPVESAATISKDDIKAVILEALSEIAGKLS; from the coding sequence ATGTCTAAAGTAGGAATTAAGAGTTATTCATATTGTCTCAACCACGCGCCCGAAACTGGCAGCCACTACGGCGGAACACCTTGGGAAGCATACCAGAGCGGTAAAGAGCAGGAATATCTTGACGCACTCCCCAAATTTTTGCAGAGCTACGATCATGCGCTCCACTATGCACCGAATCAGACTTATATCGGCGGAATCTCTTATGAAGAGTTCGAGGCAATGCCAACACCTTGGACAGCTAATTTATTGCCCGACGATAAAGCAAAACGCTACGGAAAATTTGGCGAAATTATGCCTGAAGATGAGTTCTTAGGGCTTATTTCTGCGTGTGATGAGTTCGAGCTTGTGTGGCTTGAAAAAAGTTTTGCAGAGTCAGTCAGTCAAAAATTAGCACAAGATCCCGTCATTACTGAATCAATCGTGAAAAGAGTCGTACGTCCTAAAAATATGCAGGAGCTCGCTGACATTGAGAAAGAAGTTGCAGAACGCGGCGCACTCCCTCTCTATCATGATAATAAAGTCGTCGGCTGCATCAGAATGGGACATCCTACAGATCATTGCTTGACTGCTCATGTATTAATGGAAAATTTAGCGGGTAAGGCTTCCGGCGTGCTTGCATTATTGCATTTGCTCAAGAATAGCGGGTTAGACCCGAAAGATTTAGATTTCGTCATTGAGTGTTCAGAAGAAGGAGCTGGCGATGTCGGACAACGTGCGGGCGGAAATTTTGCGAAGGCTATTGCAGAAGTTGCCGGGTGCGTGAATGCGTCGGGCTGTGATGTTCGAGGTTTCTGCGCTGGTCCCGTCAATGCGATGATTAACGCTGCTGCACAAGTTGCTTCAGGTGCAAGAAAAAATATTGCTGTCGTTGCAGGCGGTTCAATTCCAAAACATTACATGAACTCACGAGATCACGTCAAGAAAAATTTATTAGCTCTTGAAGATTGCGTCGGAAGTTTCGCGGTCTTAATAGTTCCTGATGACGGCACAAACCCTGTAATGCGTCTTGATGTTCTCGGAAAACACACAGTCGCAGCAGGTGGAGCACCTCAGGCCGTAACAAGTGCTTTGACGTTTGAGCCTCTTACAGCTGCAGGGTTGACTTTTGCGGACGTTGACAGATATGCGCCGGAATTGCAGAATCACGAAATCACAGAACCAGCCGGAGCCGGTAACGTTCCTCTTGCAAATATAAAGATGATCGCTGCTCTTGCCGTAATGAAGAAGGCCATCGAGAAACCAGACATGATGAATTTCATCAAGCAGCACGGTACAATCGGTTATGCACACACACAAGGACATATCCCCGCAGGAGTTCCATTTATCGGGCCGGCATGTGAATTAATCAAAGAAGGCAAGATCAAACGCGCAATGATTATCGGTAAAGGCAGCTTATTCCTCGCGAGATTAACAAACTTGGCCGACGGTGCGTCATTCCTGATTGAAGCTCCTTCACCAGTTGAAAGCGCAGCAACTATCAGCAAAGACGACATCAAAGCAGTTATCCTTGAGGCTTTAAGCGAGATCGCCGGAAAGTTGAGTTAA
- a CDS encoding glycine reductase: MSDAIKKLVGEALSEIIETAKTGGKKIKVGLMASGSEHGAEEIAKGARLALQNSSNVIPVLIGPKVKGYEDLEYIECEESEIPAKLEECVKNGVVPGAVAMHFPFPLGVTTIGRVFTPGRGRPMILASTTGTSSTVRGEAMLRNAIYGIAVAKSLGINNPTVGILNVDTAQPVFRALTHMAERGYNITFGTSTRADGGSVLRGNDILSGAVDICVTDTLTGNVLVKMFSSFTTGGSYEASGWGYGPSCGEGWKNVVSIVSRASGAPVIANALSFTASVIAGNLPEKVADELKAARKAGLDEEIESLTPKAAQAEEDVKAPPAEPTDDELHGIDVLEIDNAVKVLWKAGIYAESAMGCTGPVIKMPAKHMNKAAELLKTNGYL, from the coding sequence ATGTCAGACGCAATAAAAAAATTAGTCGGTGAGGCTTTATCCGAAATTATAGAGACTGCTAAAACCGGCGGAAAAAAAATTAAAGTCGGACTCATGGCTTCAGGCAGTGAGCACGGAGCAGAGGAAATCGCAAAGGGTGCAAGACTCGCGCTTCAGAACTCTAGCAATGTTATCCCCGTCTTAATCGGCCCGAAAGTTAAAGGCTATGAGGATTTAGAATATATTGAGTGTGAGGAGTCAGAGATTCCCGCAAAATTAGAAGAGTGCGTAAAAAATGGCGTTGTCCCCGGTGCTGTTGCTATGCATTTCCCGTTTCCGTTAGGTGTTACTACAATTGGAAGAGTCTTCACGCCAGGCAGGGGCCGTCCGATGATTCTTGCGTCAACAACTGGGACATCTTCAACGGTCAGAGGCGAAGCAATGTTACGCAATGCAATTTACGGAATCGCGGTCGCAAAGTCTCTCGGAATAAATAATCCTACAGTCGGCATATTGAACGTTGATACAGCACAACCGGTCTTCAGGGCATTAACTCACATGGCCGAACGCGGTTATAATATCACTTTCGGGACTTCAACGCGTGCTGACGGAGGCTCAGTTTTGCGCGGAAATGACATTTTATCGGGAGCTGTTGATATTTGCGTAACTGATACTTTAACGGGCAACGTTCTTGTAAAAATGTTCTCGTCATTCACAACCGGCGGATCTTATGAGGCTTCGGGCTGGGGTTATGGTCCTTCATGCGGTGAAGGCTGGAAAAATGTAGTCTCGATTGTCTCTCGTGCGTCGGGTGCTCCTGTTATTGCGAATGCTTTATCGTTTACTGCAAGTGTTATCGCCGGAAATTTGCCGGAAAAAGTTGCTGACGAGTTAAAAGCTGCTCGCAAGGCCGGACTTGATGAAGAAATTGAGTCATTAACTCCCAAAGCAGCACAGGCAGAAGAAGACGTTAAAGCACCTCCCGCAGAACCAACTGATGACGAATTACACGGGATCGATGTATTAGAGATCGACAACGCAGTAAAAGTTTTATGGAAAGCAGGAATCTACGCAGAGAGCGCAATGGGCTGCACCGGACCAGTTATCAAGATGCCCGCTAAACATATGAACAAAGCTGCTGAATTATTGAAGACTAACGGGTATTTGTAA
- a CDS encoding DUF3343 domain-containing protein — MSCLATFKTTSAALMFERTCRASGIQARIAPVPRKLSSSCGLACEFPCDKRVEVEEIANGKKIQVAGYYDIEE; from the coding sequence GTGAGTTGCTTAGCGACATTCAAGACTACAAGTGCTGCTTTAATGTTTGAGAGGACGTGCAGGGCTTCAGGCATTCAAGCAAGAATCGCACCCGTTCCGAGAAAGTTATCATCAAGCTGCGGGCTTGCGTGTGAGTTCCCTTGTGATAAACGCGTTGAAGTCGAAGAGATTGCAAACGGGAAAAAAATTCAGGTCGCAGGCTATTACGATATAGAAGAGTGA
- a CDS encoding sodium:alanine symporter family protein encodes MDELLKLVVDANSFLWGVSFLIPLLCGTGLFFTLRLGFVQITKFGTACKKLFGNFSLFGEAAGAHGMSSFQALATAIAAQVGTGNLAGAMTALVSGGPGAIFWMWVAAFFGMATNFAEACLAQVYKEKDETGQVVGGPAYYISRGLGNNLISKFLAAFFAVSIILALGFMGNMVQANSIGNAFNDAFGVDTKIVGAVLAILAGLIFIGGVKRIASVTEKLVPLMAILYVAVGIVLIVMNAHHLPAVFAEIFSCAFAPRAVWGGMAGVAVAQAARYGIARGLFSNEAGMGSTPHAHAVANVNHPVEQGVLGIIAVFIDTFVVLNITVFTVMSSGVLDNNFINGQAKLKGIELVQAAFSNHFLGTYGAPFIAVCLLFFAFSTIIGWYYFGASNIRYLFGAKALLPYRVLVMVFIFTGSVLKIDLVWELSDFFNGIMVIPNLIAILLLSGKVAKLLKEYNEGIAYDPNNYLK; translated from the coding sequence ATGGACGAGCTATTAAAACTCGTAGTTGATGCAAATAGTTTCTTGTGGGGAGTCAGTTTTCTTATTCCGTTATTATGCGGTACGGGATTATTTTTCACGCTGAGACTCGGATTTGTCCAGATTACAAAATTTGGTACGGCCTGCAAAAAATTATTTGGTAATTTCTCGTTGTTCGGTGAGGCAGCGGGCGCACACGGTATGTCATCATTTCAAGCACTCGCAACGGCAATAGCAGCACAGGTCGGAACGGGAAATTTAGCGGGAGCAATGACAGCTCTTGTATCAGGAGGCCCCGGCGCAATTTTCTGGATGTGGGTAGCAGCATTTTTCGGTATGGCTACAAATTTTGCAGAAGCCTGTCTCGCGCAAGTATACAAGGAAAAAGACGAAACAGGCCAAGTCGTAGGAGGGCCGGCTTACTATATTTCGAGAGGATTGGGCAATAATCTTATCTCAAAATTTTTAGCGGCCTTCTTTGCGGTTTCTATAATATTAGCTTTGGGCTTTATGGGCAATATGGTGCAGGCTAATTCAATCGGTAACGCATTTAATGATGCATTCGGAGTAGATACGAAAATTGTAGGTGCAGTTCTTGCAATTTTGGCGGGATTAATCTTTATCGGCGGAGTCAAGAGAATCGCGTCAGTAACTGAAAAATTAGTTCCTCTCATGGCAATTCTTTATGTAGCTGTCGGTATAGTATTAATTGTTATGAATGCTCATCATTTGCCGGCGGTCTTCGCAGAAATTTTCTCGTGTGCCTTTGCTCCTCGTGCAGTCTGGGGAGGTATGGCCGGTGTTGCAGTCGCTCAAGCAGCAAGATACGGAATCGCACGCGGTTTATTCTCAAATGAGGCCGGTATGGGTTCGACACCTCACGCCCACGCAGTAGCAAATGTAAATCATCCTGTCGAGCAAGGAGTCTTAGGAATTATCGCAGTCTTCATTGATACATTTGTTGTGCTGAATATCACAGTTTTTACAGTTATGTCATCGGGAGTGCTTGATAACAATTTTATAAATGGTCAAGCAAAGTTAAAGGGTATCGAATTAGTTCAAGCTGCATTCTCGAATCACTTTTTGGGAACTTATGGAGCACCTTTTATCGCCGTCTGTCTGTTATTCTTTGCGTTCTCTACGATTATAGGCTGGTACTATTTCGGAGCGAGCAATATTCGTTATTTGTTCGGTGCAAAAGCCTTATTGCCGTATAGAGTTCTTGTGATGGTGTTTATTTTCACTGGAAGCGTGTTAAAAATTGATTTGGTCTGGGAGCTTTCCGACTTCTTTAACGGGATAATGGTAATTCCGAACTTAATCGCTATTTTATTACTTAGCGGCAAAGTAGCAAAACTCTTGAAGGAATACAACGAGGGCATTGCTTACGATCCTAATAATTATTTGAAGTAA
- a CDS encoding GrdX family protein: MFMLISNNEDLCNHVKSSKFIEGSALDVLIHVRGFVHLGSILLTHPLCGNLRPYQQPFRSVIIDSKNGLVDLESLSLIEDAVHVYESCKLINVNELDELKRVDYAYIDYELMRESLERYRLINRESSLAPAPLLLQNLKEGL; the protein is encoded by the coding sequence ATGTTTATGCTTATTAGCAACAACGAAGACCTTTGCAATCACGTCAAATCCAGCAAATTTATAGAAGGCTCTGCGCTTGATGTGTTGATTCATGTGCGTGGGTTTGTGCATTTAGGCAGCATTTTATTGACTCATCCTCTTTGCGGGAATCTCAGGCCCTATCAGCAGCCATTCAGATCCGTAATAATAGATTCAAAAAATGGGCTTGTAGATTTGGAGTCCCTCTCACTTATAGAAGACGCTGTACACGTTTATGAGTCCTGCAAGTTGATAAATGTTAATGAGCTTGACGAGTTAAAGCGCGTTGATTATGCCTATATCGACTATGAATTGATGAGGGAAAGTCTAGAGCGGTACAGATTGATTAATCGTGAATCAAGTCTTGCGCCTGCTCCGTTATTGTTACAAAATTTAAAGGAGGGTTTATAG
- a CDS encoding glycine/sarcosine/betaine reductase component B subunit has protein sequence MKLELHRLNVKGLKFGDKTGFADGVLTVNKAELLALISEDELLGKNLDVDLAMPGESVRVMPVKDVIEPRFKLEGKGQVFPGMISDVETVGEGKTLVLTGCAVLTTGKLVRFQEGIIDMSGPGADYTPYSKTCNVALVLEPSDPNMDKHDYEAACRTAGLKAAKYLAEACKDVKADTIESYEFANIREAMNAYPELPKVGYLYMLQTQGLLHDTYLYGVDVKKILPTIISPLEVMDGAIVSGNCVSACDKNNTYSHQNNPVIADMLKRHGKDFNFAAVIVTNENVTLADKRRSSSYATKLAAMLGLDGLVITEEGFGNPDADLIMNCWKAERLGIKTALLTDEYAGQDGASQSLADSCPEGDACVTAGNANEVITLPAMQKVIGYAEEANVIAGGWNGSLAEDGTITVELQAITGATSELGYTKLGAYTL, from the coding sequence TTGAAACTCGAGTTACACAGACTCAATGTAAAGGGTCTCAAGTTCGGCGACAAAACCGGCTTTGCTGACGGAGTATTGACAGTCAACAAGGCTGAATTACTCGCGCTGATTTCAGAAGATGAATTACTCGGCAAGAATCTCGATGTAGATTTAGCTATGCCCGGTGAAAGTGTGCGGGTTATGCCCGTTAAAGACGTAATCGAACCGAGATTTAAACTTGAGGGCAAAGGCCAAGTATTTCCCGGAATGATAAGCGATGTTGAAACAGTCGGCGAGGGAAAAACTTTAGTATTAACAGGCTGTGCAGTTCTCACGACAGGAAAGCTCGTAAGATTTCAAGAGGGCATTATTGACATGTCCGGGCCGGGAGCAGATTACACGCCTTATTCTAAAACCTGCAATGTTGCGCTAGTTCTTGAACCTTCAGATCCTAACATGGACAAGCACGACTATGAAGCAGCTTGCAGAACAGCAGGACTCAAAGCAGCAAAATATCTCGCTGAAGCCTGCAAAGATGTGAAAGCTGACACAATCGAGTCATATGAATTTGCAAATATCCGCGAGGCAATGAACGCTTATCCCGAATTACCAAAGGTCGGCTATTTATATATGCTTCAGACTCAAGGCTTATTGCATGACACTTATTTATACGGCGTTGACGTCAAGAAAATTTTGCCGACGATTATATCTCCTCTTGAAGTTATGGACGGTGCTATTGTGTCAGGAAATTGCGTTAGTGCCTGCGATAAGAATAACACTTACTCTCACCAGAATAACCCCGTTATCGCTGACATGTTAAAGCGTCATGGCAAAGACTTTAATTTTGCGGCCGTTATCGTTACAAATGAAAATGTTACTCTTGCAGACAAGCGCAGAAGCTCAAGTTATGCGACAAAATTAGCTGCTATGCTCGGTCTTGACGGACTTGTAATAACTGAAGAGGGATTCGGCAATCCTGACGCAGATTTAATCATGAACTGCTGGAAAGCTGAAAGATTAGGCATTAAGACAGCACTATTAACTGACGAGTACGCCGGCCAAGATGGTGCAAGCCAGTCATTAGCTGACTCATGTCCTGAGGGTGACGCGTGTGTAACTGCAGGAAACGCAAATGAAGTTATTACACTTCCTGCAATGCAAAAAGTTATAGGTTATGCAGAAGAAGCTAATGTAATCGCAGGAGGCTGGAACGGCTCACTTGCTGAAGACGGCACAATCACTGTAGAACTTCAGGCAATAACCGGCGCAACAAGTGAATTAGGTTACACGAAACTTGGAGCTTACACGCTTTAA